A genomic segment from Aegilops tauschii subsp. strangulata cultivar AL8/78 chromosome 1, Aet v6.0, whole genome shotgun sequence encodes:
- the LOC109743077 gene encoding uncharacterized protein, translating to MCLLFLLQSHPRPCWCSTRISNGDGDRRAVGLPEGAAGDSARPLAAGRVVDAHDNGGREHGTGSGQVHASGSRRGHVDVHPGHTIQGMENSKEFADKLFGICRGRGTLSQMKALTRISSERWNMNIDGMLTEDEVKKVATQMITKRRLPLGLLIDHAIQKAL from the exons AtgtgcctcctcttcctcttgcAGTCCCATCCTCGTCCTTGCTGGTGCTCCACACGTATATCCAACGGTGACGGCGACCGACGGGCTGTGGGCCTACCAGAGGGCGCGGCAGGCGACAGCGCAAGGCCGCTCGCAGCAGGGCGCGTGGTCGATGCTCACGACAATGGTGGGCGTGAGCATGGCACAGGCAGCGGCCAGGTGCATGCGAGTGGTAGCCGGCGAGGACATGTTGATGTTCATCCGGGCCACACG ATCCAAGGCATGGAGAACTCCAAGGAGTTTGCTGACAAGCTGTTCGGGATATGTCGAGGCAGAGGAACATTGAGCCAGATGAAGGCATTAACAAGGATCAGCTCAGAGAG GTGGAACATGAACATTGATGGGATGCTCACAGAAGATGAGGTCAAGAAGGTGGCTACGCAAATGATCACAAAGAGAAGACTACCGCTG GGCCTTTTGATCGACCACGCGATTCAAAAAGCTCTTTAG
- the LOC120964453 gene encoding uncharacterized protein, with product MDLETNHGVSRLPAILPSALKEKLLPLLMTTLVPSHYQDDPWLVADDHLRGRFMAGWGWSVPSHCEEMIHGQSGMVTCARRPTLILDLERGMWPTMPEDAEELFGNVIIRGPKKQPTTDAWTNHASPFLQSICGEGS from the exons ATGGATTTGGAAACTAATCATGGAGTGTCTAGATTGCCTGCTATATTACCAAGTGCGCTGAAGGAAAAGCTGCTGCCACTGTTGATGACCACTCTAG TTCCATCGCACTACCAGGATGATCCATGGCTGGTCGCGGACGATCACCTGCGAGGACGATTCATGGCCGGTTGGGGATGGTCAGTTCCATCACACTGCGAGGAGATGATTCATGGCCAGTCGGGGATGGTCACCTGCG CCCGAAGGCCAACCTTAATACTGGACCTCGAAAGGGGCATGTGGCCAACCATGCCGGAGGATGCAGAGGAGTTGTTTGGGAATGTTATCATCAGAGGACCCAAGAAGCAACCCACCACAGATGCATGGACCAACCACGCAAGTCCATT CTTGCAATCCATCTGTGGCGAGGGTTCATGA
- the LOC109743082 gene encoding single-stranded DNA-binding protein, mitochondrial has protein sequence MGSVGTGLLKGLRRVLEQQRKSVDLCRTSRAWSSTVSFSDIDEKDDMGDDGDLKDSRRELEPQSVDPKKGWGFRGVHRAIICGKVGQAPVQKILRNGRTITIFTIGTGGMFDQRVIGSADTPKPAQWHRIAVHSEHLGAYAVQKLVKNSAVYVEGEIETRVYNDGVDGQVRNISEICIRGDGKIRLVKSGESAASISLDELRDGLF, from the exons ATGGGTTCTGTTGGCACTGGATTGCTGAAAGGCTTGAGGAGAGTCTTAGAGCAGCAAAGGAAATCAGTTG ATTTATGCAGAACATCACGAGCTTGGAGTTCTACAGTTTCTTTCTCCGATATTGATGAGAAGGATGACATGGGTGATGATGGCGATTTGAAAGATTCAAGGAGAGAGTTAGAACCCCAAAGCGTGGACCCCAAGAAGGGCTGGGGATTCCGTGGCGTTCATAGG GCTATAATATGTGGTAAAGTTGGACAAGCGCCTGTGCAGAAAATTTTACGTAATGGGCGGACGATAACTATATTTACTATTGGAACTGGTGGCATGTTTGACCAGAGGGTAATTGGGTCTGCGGATACACCAAAGCCGGCTCAGTGGCATCGAATAGCTGTTCATAGCGAGCATCTAGGTGCTTATGCTGTTCAGAAGTTGGTGAAAAA CTCTGCGGTATATGTCGAGGGTGAAATCGAAACCAGGGTCTACAATGACGGCGTTGATGGTCAAGTCAGGAATATATCGGAGATCTGTATTCGGGGTGATG GTAAGATTCGACTGGTTAAATCTGGGGAGAGTGCTGCTAGCATATCACTAGATGAGCTGA GAGACGGATTGTTCTAG
- the LOC109743070 gene encoding uncharacterized protein, translating into MGDEAKYLETARADRSVWLMKCPPVVSQAWQGASSSSGDANPNPVVAKVVLSLDPLSSAEPSLQFKMEMSQTSVASTCNLPKSYSLNMFKDFVPMCVFSETNQGKLSCEGKVEHKFDMEPHKDNLLNYAKLCRERTQKSMVKTRKVQVLDNDHGMSMRPMPGMVGLISSSSKEKRKPTPTKPSDVKRTRRDRRELENIIFKLFEKQPNWALKALVQETDQPEQFLKEILNDLCMYNKRGPNQGTHELKPEYKKSSEDAAGAAP; encoded by the exons ATGGGCGACGAGGCGAAGTACCTGGAGACTGCGCGGGCGGACCGCTCCGTGTGGCTCATGAAGTGCCCCCCCGTCGTCTCCCAGGCCTGGcagggcgcctcctcctcctccggcgatgCTAACCCTAACCCGGTCGTCGCCAAGGTCGTGCTGTCCCTCGACCCCCTCAGCTCCGCCGAGCCCTCCCTCCAG TTCAAGATGGAGATGTCTCAAACTAGTGTAGCCAGCACTTGCAATCTACCAAAGAGTTACTCCTTGAATATGTTCAAGGATTTTGTACCCATGTGTGTTTTCTCTGAGACTAATCAGG GAAAACTCTCATGTGAAGGAAAAGTCGAGCATAAATTCGACATGGAACCTCACAAGGATAACTTATTAAACTACGCGAAGTTATGCCGTGAAAGAACACAAAAGTCGATGGTTAAAACTAGAAAAGTGCAG GTACTTGATAATGACCATGGAATGAGCATGAGACCCATGCCTGGCATGGTTGGTCTGATATCTTCTAGTTCCAAG GAGAAGAGGAAGCCAACGCCAACCAAACCATCCGATGTCAAAAGGACACGTAGGGATCGTCGGGAACTGGAAAACATTATCTTCAAGCTTTTCGAAAAGCAGCCTAACTGGGCACTGAAGGCTCTAGTGCAAGAGACTGACCAGCCAGAG CAATTCCTCAAGGAGATATTGAACGACCTCTGTATGTACAACAAACGAGGTCCGAACCAGGGCACGCACGAGCTCAAGCCCGAGTACAAGAAGTCGTCGGAGGACGCCGCCGGTGCTGCTCCGTGA